Proteins encoded together in one Impatiens glandulifera chromosome 1, dImpGla2.1, whole genome shotgun sequence window:
- the LOC124919172 gene encoding protein HIGH CHLOROPHYLL FLUORESCENCE PHENOTYPE 173, chloroplastic: MECCYHTFAANPNSPYTSLPKALTHPQGIPSSAKTFPGHVLLSPALSKQFRLKSLVYQQSSYKGGLVLAQAEKQSWDFGRFLKTLYFFNGPPSPAKFIESMIEKLSNPSPIEPVRPMGNTGIVLVTGATGGVGRRVVNILREKGLQVRVLVRNIEKARSMLGPDVDMVVGDVTNESTLIPEYFKDVKKVISTISVIVGPKEGDTPDREKYSQGIKFFEPEIKGASPEMVEYIGMKNLINAVKESIGLQSGKLIFGLEGNLSRELIWGALDDVVMGGVSESTFQIDPMGSENGGPSGLFKGVVSTTNNGGFTSIRTKNFSVAEDLSAYDGLELRLKGDGRRYKLIVRTSRDWDTIGYTAGFNTVEGQWQSVHVPFSSLKPIFRAKTVMGAPPFDPSGIISLQLMFSKFESDGKLNPTFKEGAFQLPVSRIRAYIKDPITPRFVHVSSAGVTRPERPGLDLSKQPPAVRLNKELGSILTFKLKGEDLIRESGIPYTIVRPCALTEEPAGADLIFDQGDNITGKIAREEIARICLAALDSPHACNKTFEVKSVIPFSEQFTVDPKNSPPEKDYNVYFKTLRDEITGKEALTQTRVSV, translated from the exons ATGGAGTGCTGCTATCATACCTTCGCCGCCAACCCCAATTCTCCTTATACTTCCCTTCCCAAAGCCCTAACTCATCCCCAG GGAATTCCTTCATCTGCTAAAACATTTCCAGGTCATGTGTTGCTTTCACCCGCTCTCTCAAAGCAATTCCGTCTGAAGTCTCTTGTTTATCAGCAATCCTCATATAAAGGGGGGCTTGTTCTTGCACAAGCTGAAAAGCAATCTTGGGATTTTGGTAGATTTCTCAAGACATTGTATTTCTTCAATGGACCTCCATCTCCTGCCAAG TTCATTGAATCTATGATTGAGAAACTATCGAATCCTTCACCGATTGAACCAGTAAGACCTATGGGCAACACTGGGATTGTTCTAGTTACAGGAGCAACAGGCGGTGTAGGGAGGCGAGTAGTTAACATACTGCGAGAAAAAGGATTACAAGTTCGAGTTTTG GTTAGAAACATAGAGAAGGCAAGAAGCATGCTAGGCCCAGATGTGGATATG GTTGTTGGAGATGTCACAAATGAGAGCACTTTGATACCTGAGTATTTTAAAGATGTGAAGAAAGTCATTAGCACGATTTCAGTCATTGTAGGTCCTAAAGAAGGGGATACTCCTGATAGGGAGAAATACAGCCAA GGGATCAAATTCTTCGAACCGGAG ATAAAAGGTGCTTCTCCTGAAATGGTAGAGTATATTGGGATGAAAAACTTGATTAATGCTGTGAAAGAAAGTATTGGTCTACAAAGTGGAAAACTAATATTTGGATTGGAAG GTAATTTATCAAGAGAACTTATTTGGGGAGCTTTGGATGATGTTGTGATGGGAGGAGTTAGCGAGAGTACGTTCCAGATTGATCCAATGGGCAGCGAAAATGGTGGACCTAGTGGCCTTTTCAAAG GTGTTGTTTCAACCACAAATAATGGTGGGTTTACCAGTATAAGAACAAAG AACTTTTCAGTAGCTGAAGATCTTTCTGCATACGATGGCTTGGAATTGCGTCTTAAAGGTGATGGTAGACGATATAAACTTATAGTCCGCACCAGTCGTGATTGGGATACAATAGGCTACACAGCAGGATTTAATACAGTAGAAGGCCAATGGCAATCA GTACATGTGCCATTTTCTTCATTGAAACCAATATTTCGAGCAAAAACTGTGATGGGTGCACCTCCTTTTGATCCAAGTGGCATCATTTCATTGCAG CTCATGTTTAGTAAATTTGAAAGTGACGGAAAGCTGAATCCGACATTCAAGGAAGGTGCATTTCAGCTTCCGGTATCAAGAATACGTGCATATATTAAAGATCCAATCACACCTAG GTTTGTGCACGTAAGTTCTGCTGGAGTGACCCGACCTGAAAGACCTGGACTTGATTTGAGTAAGCAACCCCCTGCTGTCCGTTTGAACAAAGAATTAGGCTCTATTCTCACATTCAAGTTAAAG GGTGAGGACTTAATACGAGAAAGTGGAATTCCATATACTATTGTTAGACCATGTGCATTAACTGAGGAGCCTGCAGGAGCTGATCTCATTTTTGATCAAGGAGATAACATCACG gGAAAAATTGCAAGGGAGGAAATTGCCCGAATTTGCTTGGCTGCCTTAGATAGCCCACACGCTTGCAACAAGACATTCGAG GTCAAGAGTGTTATTCCATTTAGCGAGCAATTCACAGTTGACCCAAAAAATTCTCCACCGGAGAaagattataatgtttatttcaaGACACTTAGAGATGAAATTACAGGTAAAGAGGCATTGACACAAACTCGTGTCTCCGTATGA